The proteins below come from a single Agromyces flavus genomic window:
- a CDS encoding IS481 family transposase, with amino-acid sequence MSHANAALTPRARLRLAKLVVEERWPPAIAARMFMVSPVTARKWAARYRAEGSAGMTDRSSRPHSMPTKTPPATVKQIVQLRWRRRLGPAQIAGALGMPVSTVHAVLTRCRINRLSRIDRVTGEPIRRYEHEKPGSMIHVDVTKFGNIPDGGGWRFTGKQQGDKNKAATAVRTGRTQKGHPNIGTAFLHTVIDDHSRVAYVEICHNEKADTAIAVLQRAVAWFADHGVTVERVLSDNGPAYRSNAWRDACAELGIQPKRTRPYRPQTNGKIERFHRTLADGWAYARFYGSETERRAALPGWLHFYNHHRQHSAIGAAPISRLNNLPGHHT; translated from the coding sequence GTGTCCCACGCTAACGCTGCTCTCACTCCACGCGCCCGTCTGCGGCTCGCGAAGCTGGTCGTCGAAGAGCGGTGGCCACCGGCGATCGCGGCGAGGATGTTCATGGTCTCGCCCGTCACCGCCCGCAAGTGGGCGGCACGCTATCGCGCTGAAGGTTCGGCCGGAATGACGGACCGTTCCAGCCGCCCGCACTCGATGCCGACCAAGACGCCGCCGGCAACGGTCAAACAGATCGTGCAGCTGCGGTGGCGTCGTCGGCTCGGGCCGGCGCAGATCGCCGGCGCACTCGGGATGCCGGTCTCCACCGTGCACGCCGTGCTCACGAGATGTCGGATCAACAGGCTGTCTCGCATCGACCGGGTCACCGGGGAACCGATCCGCCGCTATGAGCACGAGAAGCCGGGCTCGATGATCCACGTCGACGTGACGAAGTTCGGCAACATCCCCGACGGCGGCGGCTGGCGGTTCACAGGCAAGCAACAAGGCGACAAGAACAAGGCGGCAACTGCGGTGCGTACCGGACGGACCCAGAAGGGACACCCGAACATCGGCACCGCGTTCCTACACACGGTGATCGATGATCACTCCCGCGTCGCCTACGTCGAGATCTGCCACAACGAGAAAGCCGACACCGCCATCGCGGTCCTGCAACGCGCAGTCGCGTGGTTCGCCGACCACGGGGTCACCGTCGAACGAGTGCTCTCAGACAACGGCCCGGCCTACCGCTCCAACGCCTGGCGTGACGCGTGCGCCGAGCTCGGCATTCAACCCAAACGGACTCGTCCCTACCGGCCGCAGACGAACGGCAAGATCGAACGATTCCACCGAACCCTCGCCGACGGATGGGCATACGCACGCTTCTACGGATCAGAGACCGAACGCCGCGCTGCGCTCCCCGGCTGGCTGCACTTCTACAATCACCACAGGCAGCACTCCGCAATCGGAGCCGCACCCATCAGCAGACTCAACAACCTGCCTGGACATCACACGTAG